Sequence from the Tripterygium wilfordii isolate XIE 37 chromosome 10, ASM1340144v1, whole genome shotgun sequence genome:
gtaatgagttattagcaaTGGGTTAacaactgcgaaccgaacaagATTAATctattgttaataatatttgttggcaccgcgaacgaatgAATCAACtaacatatttaagaaaaaagaatcaacccttAAATTGGAGCCATAATTATGTGTTAATTAGTTTATTGCTTATGATATGATTGttaggtgaaatcattacccTAGGCTTCTCTCATCAAGATaacaaaattctgaattttgcTTCTTTAGTTTAGGttacttacatcaatcattctcccATTatcttattttcattcaattcattcatTAAGTTAAGtacattaataattaaattaatttgtcTCCGTGGGAttgacctcgtacttgcatacactatgCTATTcgtactcttgtgcacttgcaagaattattacatcaaaaaACTATTGGGATGAGTGACCTCCTAGGAAGGCAAAGCCGTCTAGACACAATGTATCCACATAAAACCAAATAACCCAAAGCGAACAAATATTATTGATATGTATTGGGCTGAAAAATCCAATATTTCTATCCATGGCACAAATGCACAATGATAGTTACTATAATTTATGCACTAGGAACACTATAATGGATTGCTACATCGCACCCTTTTGTAAAATGCCATCATGTAGTGCAGTTATAACCTCTATATTTCTTCTAGTTTTTTTGTAAATTGACGGATTGCCGTATCCTAGCACTTGTTTAAGACTGATCTCAAATAGAAGATTCACTGGCATGACACATGAACATGTTGTATGATGGGTTCAATATCCCTGACATTTCTATTTTATGTGACACTATTTAATAGAAGTTTTTGATTGGTTCTTACATGCAAAGCTTTTCCTTTGTcaataaaaggggaaaaaaaaaaaagagttgtaaATCTAGATTTTTAATAGTTTCATACATTCAATTGTGGATTCACTTAACTTATTGATAGGAACTCTCACATCGGAGAGATGGGGGAATTACAATTTATAAGAAAGGCAAATGTCATTCCTTAATATGTCAAATGGATTTTCACATGATAGGGATTGAGACTTGATTGTGGAGGCTCATTGGACTACAATCGGTCCATGGGTGCGTGCGTCCATAGATGCGGTTGGGCCCGTTGGATTGTTAGGGGTATGAGACTATGTTTTTCAGCGTCCATGAAACACTGGCTTGGGAGGGTCCTtgtgcctgtttggcacagtGGATAGCAAAATGGGTCCGCTACCGATCCCACTTTGCAGAACCGCTGTGCCAAGCAGCACAATGGAACCGCTAGTCCAATGGCAGCGGTTTCGCTGGCGCTTCATTAGCTCCGAATCGGAGCTTATGAAGCGAATTTGCCtacgttttttttttacattttcttgGGGCCCACATAATGATTGTTTTGacttcttaatttttatttaaaaaaaaactaatatggGCCCACAAGAAATGTggttttattataaatattttacttattttattataaatattttcataaaaaattgaatatatattatataaaataatatatatgtttcacttttgttttttataaaataaaaatattattgaatatatattatcaaaaaaattacaataataatatattaattaaatttaataacaaaatatattataaaatcataaaatatagtattataaaatttaaataatatttttattcaataGCATTTCCGATAgtgtcagtttttagttcaccaaacacctcatacCATATTTCACAGCACTCAGTCCTTTTTCTTACAGTTTTTcagctagcattgaaaatcaattcaaccgctctaccaaacggatccACTTATCACCTATCTAcatctctcctcttttttttttgagagtgTGAAGTATAAAGAAATGCTttgaaaatatgatttttaatgattttatcTAACATTTTCACTTGCGACACTCATCTAGAGATAAAGTAAGCATCAATGACACTTCCTTCAAATTACTGTATGTccctaatttattaattttttttaaaagaattcttCTGAAACCTTGACGACAGAAAATGACAATAGTATGAGGGGATCACCAAACAACTCTTTTTATCTATAGAACTTACCGAAGCAGTTTTCATTCAGTTGATTAAAGCAAGTAATTAAATGTTTTCACAAAACCATATTCAGTGCAAGTGTTTGACTGAAAAGCACATCCAGTCATGATTTGTCCCAAGAGATTGTCAAATCTGAATAGCAGAATAGCTTCTTATTATAAGAATATTTCCGTCCTAAAATTCATAGCTTTTCATTTCAACTTGTGCTTTAGAAGACTTAAAGAAGACATGGATTATCACTATTTATTTGGTGGGAATATAGATTTCTGAAGAAGGTGCTCTGCAGATCGATGCTATAGTCAACCGCTCCATCAGGGTCAGCTTCTGTACGAGGGCAACTACGACCAAGTTGCAGCTCGCATAGAAACTAGGCATCAATTTCCTGGTCCCTTGCTCGTGTTGTCATACGTAGATTTATTTTGCGATAATCATtaactttttattttcattagaacaataaattttattgtAAGTCTGGGAATGACAATCTTTTTACTGGTTACTTTCTATCAAGTGGGGTAGCTAGAACTTCTTCAACTCCAGGAAGGGCAAAAAGAGAAAGTTTCATGCATATAGAAATGTCAATGATGTTCATATAATGAAACATCACCAATAGGGGACAAGTTTGATGCAGGAGAATCCTATACCCCCaaggcaaaaaagaagaagaataaggttcctctcccccccccccaccaCAAACACTAATCCCTTCTTGCATCGTTGACTTGTGgtattttattcatttatatccACAACCCAAAAGTTATAGCGTAAAGCACTCTTGGTTTATATATTTGGTCTTcaaattctcatatatccaTCCACACCCCAAGCCAAAAGTCAGAGAGCCTTCAAAAGATAGTCTTTGATTTATTTGGTTTTCAAATTCAAATCAATCTTTTCACTATTGAAAGATGGGACGTTGGTGAACACGATTTGTTTgtggataaataaaataagTCATGCCACGTCAACAGTATGACAGGCGACACTGAAAAGAGAAAGCTACGTGCTACAGCAGCTTCCTAGAATCATGCTAAGAATAAAAGCTGGGAGACGATAACTCTGAGTTCCCAGGAAATATCCCAACCACTCAAGCTAACGTCCAAAGCTGGGAGACGATAACTCTTAGTTCCTCATAGGGAATATCTCAAGCTAACGTCCAAAGACTTTCAAACTCAGGAGATCAGGATCAGGAGATTTGACCCTACCATGACACCCAGGACACGATAATATCAAATGCCTTTTTCTCCCCTCACCCTATCAACTACtaaactactatatatataaaggagGTTGAGATTGAGCCAAGCTTCACTCTCACTTTGATTCTCTCTAAGGAGTAAAGTAATAATGCCTTGAGTGTCAGAGTGTCCACAGGCCACGAAGGGCTGTCTTATCTCTTGTTGTTCTTGTAAGATCCTTGGAGGCTTGCCGCTCAGTCGGTCGTTTTAGCTGCTGACGTCTGGATCATCGTTTGCATCCACACCGTTGATGCATGtattagaaaattttgaatccACACCGTTGATCCATGGATTAGAAAGAATCCTTGTGATATCCTATTTTCCTGTTCAGCTTCCTTTACAATCATCTATTTTGATCTGAATTCTGCACTGCGGTCAGTCTGTTGTTACTTTGATattctgaaatatatatatatgttggttgCTTTTGGCTGCTTTGTGAGTATATTAGCACTTCATGCATTCTAGCACTACTGTAGTAACGGCGAATATGGGCTACTTGGCAGTGTCACGGGAATATTGGCTTTGTATTGTTCATCTTTAAAAAGGGTTCAGCACATTTTGGCATGTTTTATAACAAAGATTATATTCTTCATTGTTTCTTATTCAACTCCTCCTAGCTTTTCCCTCAATCGCTTCCTTTTTATATATGCCTTCTGTTCTTGTACAGACATATCTcccctgatatatatatatatatatcaactatTGCATAGAGAGGAGGACTGCACAATAATTATGGGGGTTTATATACAACGCAAGCTCCGACAAGCCCTGGGCTCTGTCAAGGACCATGCCTCAGTTGGCAAGGCCATGTTGCACAGCCATGAAGGAAAAGCATTCTCTGATATAGAGATTGCAGTGGTGCGTGCAACCGGTCACGATAACAGCCCCATCGATGACAAACAAATGCATGAGATCCTCTTCCTGGTCTCAAATTCTCCAGGATCCATTCCCTTTCTTGCAGAACGGATTTCTTGTCGTCTTGGCAAGACCAAAGACCACCTCGTAGCTCTCAAGACTCTTTTGCTAGTTCATCGTCTCCTACGCGGAGGCAATCGCTGCTTTGAGCAACAGCTACGTAGTGCACATGCTTCTGGCCATCTCCAAATGATCGCGAGGATTATTTCAGATCCTCCGGTATCTTTTCTACACAAGTACGCATCATATTTGGAGGAAAGGGTTGGTTGGGTGATCAATCAAGCTGGGAAGCTTGAGCCTGCTGTGTCCGGAAGCCTGGAATTCAGATGCTATCACGACAAGTCTATGGACTTGGTTTTTCATAAACTACCGAAATGTCAAGCGTTTATTCACAGAGTCTTAGATTTTTCACCAGTTGACATATTGTCTTGTGATAATCTGGCTCAGGCTGCCATGAACAACACCTTGAAAGAGAGTTTCCAAGTTTACATGACGTACTGTGAAGGAGTAGCAGCTCTTGTTAATATGTTCTTCGATTTGACAATGCCGGCTAGAGCTTTAGCATGTAAGATACTGAAGAGGGCATCCCATCAAAGCCAAAAACTTGACAACTTGTATGAGAAGTGCAAACAGATGATTGGAAACAAGAACCTGGAGTACCCTTTGGTAGAAATTATAACTATGGATCATGTGGTGGCATTGGAGAATTGCTCAGTTTCTACTCCAACTAGTCCACGTTCATCACCAACCCCTCCGATGTTATCGAACCGGCTTACTAGTTCAAGCAAGTCTCAACAAGTACTTGGAATGAATGCAAGTGATGTAACACTTTTCTCATGGACAATGGAGACCAAAATAAGCAAGGTATGGGTTGTGTTTGAAGATGAAAATGATCTCTCTCTCACCTCAGTCAAGTAATAGGTCAAGTTGTGGTTGGACATACCAGTTCCTCCGATCTCTACACaatctatatatttttcaagGTATATATGCGCTTGGatagcctatatatatatgtatgtatgtatatagtaTATATCCTCTCAtcggtgtgtttttttttttcagcagaTCCTTTGATCAGTTGGCTCTTGTATTTCTTCCTGATGTGAAATTAAATGTTTCTATTTTGTTTTGGGTTATGACACCTATGGTGACTTAACCTAATTACATATATTATGTTGGCAAGCATGAAACCAGACCATTCGCGTTGTTGGAGTACACACTCGAGCCAAAGTCCCACATGGAAAAATAATGAGAGTCATGCGTGGTTGATAAGGTATTGGACGGACTTTACTCTCATGCATCATTAGCTCTTGAGATAGTGGGCTCCCATCCAACGCCAAACATATcagaagagaaattttatttatacacaACAAAAGTGAGTTTACACCACTTGCATAACCTTTTATTTATATCTAGATCCCTTTATGAAATGTCTAATATGTccttaaataaaataaatcaacacGACCATCCCGATTTTGTCCTCAGTAATCAACGAGACCATCCCGATTTTATTATCAATAATCAACAGCATTATCCTgatttttgtaacaaaaaataacaaagagtATAACcttttttaaaaccaaaaaatagaCATGGTTCGCCAATTACCGTCTTTATCGCTAGATATTTGAATATTGAACGATCATTCATTAACTTCCTCTTACTTGACTTGATATGAACATCAAAGGGAGGCTAGGCGATAAAGGGTGATGGAGTGAAGGTCTGTTTCAATTGATGATACATTCCTCCTTATGATACATTCCTCCTTTTGGAGCGAGATGGGTTTGACTAAACTTTGAACATcttaaacaaaaatgttaggaattacagtaaaaaacatctcagtcatcccaatagtgaatcttgtcccTTAATTAATGTAAGTGTAGGAGTCCACAAAACCTGATGATTGAagcagagagtgacacatccactattaggataactgagatgttttttgctgagatccctatcacttttaTAAAGTATC
This genomic interval carries:
- the LOC120007190 gene encoding putative clathrin assembly protein At1g33340, which translates into the protein MGVYIQRKLRQALGSVKDHASVGKAMLHSHEGKAFSDIEIAVVRATGHDNSPIDDKQMHEILFLVSNSPGSIPFLAERISCRLGKTKDHLVALKTLLLVHRLLRGGNRCFEQQLRSAHASGHLQMIARIISDPPVSFLHKYASYLEERVGWVINQAGKLEPAVSGSLEFRCYHDKSMDLVFHKLPKCQAFIHRVLDFSPVDILSCDNLAQAAMNNTLKESFQVYMTYCEGVAALVNMFFDLTMPARALACKILKRASHQSQKLDNLYEKCKQMIGNKNLEYPLVEIITMDHVVALENCSVSTPTSPRSSPTPPMLSNRLTSSSKSQQVLGMNASDVTLFSWTMETKISKVWVVFEDENDLSLTSVK